The genomic DNA CCCCGATCCGTTCGGCGTTGACAGTAGCGTCGGCAGCGACCCATCATGCGGCGAACCGCCATCGCCCGCAACCGTCGACCGCAACCGCCGCCCGCGAGGTGACCGTGCCGCGCCCGACCCTCCTGCTGATCAACAAGTTCTACCACGACGTGGGCCCCGCCGGCGGCGTCGGGCGCTACCTCGTGCAGCAGGAGCAGGACCTGCGCGCGCGCGGCTGGGACGTGGTGCCCTTCGCGATGAAGGACGAGCACGCGCGGCCCTCGCCGTGGGACCGCTTCTTCGTGAGGGCGCGGGACTACAGCCGCCCGCGCTGGACCGGCGGCGCCGCGGGCGATGCCGCCTCGCTGATCTGGAACCGGGAGGCGTCGCGCCGGCTCGACGCGCTGCTGCGCGAGGTGAAGCCGGACGCGGCGCACCTGCACAACGCCTACCACCACCTGAGCCCGTCGGTCCTGCCCGTGCTGCGCCGCCACGGGATCCCGGCCGTCATGACGCTGCACGACCTGCGCCTGCTCTGCCCGGCCATCCACATGCTGCGCCGCGGCGAGGTCTGCGAGCGCTGCCGCGGCGGCCGCTTCCACGAGGCGGTCCTGGGCCGCTGCGTCAAGGACTCGCCGGCGGCGTCGCTGTTGGCGGCGGTCGAGACGGCCAACCACACCTCGCGCCGGCTCTACCGGCGGACGGTCGGCCGCTTCCTCTGCCCGAGCGCCTTCTACGCCCGCAAGTTCGCCGAGTGGGGCTGGCCCGCCGACCGCCTGACGCACCTGCCGAACTTCGTGGACCTCGACGCCTGGCGGCCGGCCACGGCGCCGCCCGGCGACGGCTACCTGTACTTCGGGCGGCTGTCGCGGGAGAAGGGGCTGGCCACGCTGCTGGAGGCCCACGAGCTGTGGTCCCGCCGCGCCGAGGCGACCGGCGCCCCGCCGGTGCCGCAACTGCGGCTGGCCGGGTCCGGTCCCCAGGAGGCGGAGCTGCGGGCCCGTGCCGCCGGGCTCGCGACCGGACGCGTCGAGTTCCTGGGTCCGCTGCCGCCGGACCGCCTGCGCGCGGAGCTGGCCCGCGCGCGGTTCACGGTGCTGCCTTCGGAGTGGTACGAGAACGGACCGCTGTCGCTGCTCGAATCCCTGGCGGCCGGCGTGCCGGTCGTCGGCGCGGACATCGGCGGCATCCCGGAACACCTGCGCGACGGCGTCGACGGCGTGCTGTTCAGGTCCGGCGATCC from bacterium includes the following:
- a CDS encoding glycosyltransferase — protein: MPRPTLLLINKFYHDVGPAGGVGRYLVQQEQDLRARGWDVVPFAMKDEHARPSPWDRFFVRARDYSRPRWTGGAAGDAASLIWNREASRRLDALLREVKPDAAHLHNAYHHLSPSVLPVLRRHGIPAVMTLHDLRLLCPAIHMLRRGEVCERCRGGRFHEAVLGRCVKDSPAASLLAAVETANHTSRRLYRRTVGRFLCPSAFYARKFAEWGWPADRLTHLPNFVDLDAWRPATAPPGDGYLYFGRLSREKGLATLLEAHELWSRRAEATGAPPVPQLRLAGSGPQEAELRARAAGLATGRVEFLGPLPPDRLRAELARARFTVLPSEWYENGPLSLLESLAAGVPVVGADIGGIPEHLRDGVDGVLFRSGDPAALAAALARADALPPSSRDEARRTAEQRYARASHMDRLEALLREAAGLPAPR